In a genomic window of Acidobacteriota bacterium:
- a CDS encoding flippase-like domain-containing protein, with amino-acid sequence MANKAVRIGISLALMIILLAIFLWNVDFKKVGQALAGADIQLLITASAVAIFAYWLRCLRWQFILIPVGRVRHSSVLLTTAVGYAALSLLPARMGDLIRPLLLARREKIPVSASLASILTERVFDLWCVVFYFLVFIVWPPSMPDLDEQAQRALHMLSLSGYAAGAALVIGTLILLGLFRYQDRFIEILTLPIAWLKESWRQPVTIFLNHFLDGLRVLQRPRDLLITTAASLFMWWVICWQVRFTLLAFDVDLPLRAAYLIVTMAVIGLAIPTPGGVGGFHKATQVGLTLFFGVGLNEATGIAIAYHAICFVPITVIGLLCLPFLGVSLREVESAPAPDSSE; translated from the coding sequence CTCGCCGGCGCCGACATTCAGTTGTTGATCACCGCCTCGGCGGTGGCGATTTTCGCCTACTGGCTGCGTTGTCTTCGGTGGCAGTTCATTCTCATTCCAGTCGGGCGTGTTCGCCATTCGAGCGTTCTCCTCACGACCGCCGTCGGTTACGCGGCCCTCTCCCTGTTGCCCGCACGGATGGGAGACCTGATCCGCCCACTGCTGCTCGCACGGCGCGAGAAGATCCCCGTATCCGCCAGCCTCGCGTCAATCCTTACCGAACGTGTGTTTGACCTGTGGTGCGTCGTGTTCTACTTTCTCGTGTTCATCGTCTGGCCGCCGAGCATGCCCGATCTTGACGAACAGGCGCAGAGAGCCCTCCACATGCTCTCGCTCAGCGGTTATGCGGCTGGCGCCGCACTCGTGATCGGAACTCTCATCCTGCTCGGGCTCTTTCGTTACCAAGACCGATTCATCGAGATCCTGACCCTCCCGATTGCCTGGCTCAAGGAATCGTGGCGCCAGCCGGTGACGATTTTCCTGAACCACTTTCTCGACGGCCTGCGGGTGCTCCAGCGACCCCGCGACCTCTTGATAACAACTGCCGCTTCGCTCTTCATGTGGTGGGTCATCTGCTGGCAGGTCCGTTTCACCCTGCTCGCCTTCGACGTCGACCTGCCGCTTCGGGCCGCCTACCTCATCGTCACGATGGCGGTCATCGGACTCGCCATTCCGACCCCGGGTGGTGTCGGCGGATTTCACAAAGCGACCCAGGTAGGGTTAACGCTCTTCTTCGGCGTCGGCCTCAACGAGGCGACTGGCATCGCCATCGCCTACCACGCGATCTGTTTCGTCCCGATCACCGTCATCGGCCTCCTCTGCCTGCCCTTCCTCGGGGTCAGTCTGCGGGAGGTGGAATCCGCACCGGCTCCGGACTCCAGCGAATGA
- a CDS encoding thymidine phosphorylase produces the protein MSIVEAIARKRDGEALAHDQIAAFIEGASDNSLPPEQLAAMLMAICCRGMDADETRWLTEEMLNSGEVWDLAAERPNVVDKHSTGGVGDTVSLVLAPLLAAVGVPVAMMAGRGLGHSQGTLDKLDAIPGWDSTRSRAETLDLIDECGAAIIAQTEDIAPADRTLYALRDVTATVPSLPLIVGSIMSKKLALGAGALILDVKWGTGAFRKTVASARELAIALRQVAVDTGVLCEALITDMNQPLGPALGTACEVREALAILSGGGDDRLREVTMSLCREAMVLRGWETDDANAALEGAIAEGAAMAAWEQIVRAHGGDPDPNRLAQPQATVEVPATASGFVVACDGENLGRAAAEVGAGRRRVEEELALGAGILVHARIGDSIEPGQPLATLLVGERKVDRERLVGQIRDAFTMSSESVGPPQLVLGTAEDIAQ, from the coding sequence TTGAGCATTGTCGAGGCGATCGCCAGAAAACGAGACGGCGAGGCCTTGGCTCACGATCAGATTGCGGCCTTTATTGAAGGGGCGAGCGACAACTCGCTTCCACCCGAACAGTTGGCGGCGATGCTCATGGCCATCTGCTGCCGAGGGATGGATGCGGACGAGACCCGATGGCTGACCGAAGAGATGCTGAACTCGGGGGAGGTCTGGGACCTCGCAGCCGAGCGACCCAACGTGGTGGACAAGCACTCCACTGGAGGCGTCGGCGACACCGTCTCGCTGGTGCTCGCGCCGCTGCTCGCGGCGGTCGGAGTCCCGGTTGCAATGATGGCCGGGCGCGGCCTCGGCCACTCCCAGGGGACCCTCGACAAACTTGACGCAATTCCAGGTTGGGATTCAACCCGTAGCCGTGCCGAGACCCTCGATCTGATCGACGAATGCGGGGCGGCGATCATCGCCCAGACGGAGGACATCGCTCCGGCCGACCGTACGCTCTACGCTCTGCGCGATGTGACGGCGACGGTGCCCTCCCTGCCGTTGATCGTCGGATCGATCATGTCGAAGAAGCTTGCCCTCGGTGCGGGTGCCCTGATCCTCGATGTGAAGTGGGGCACAGGTGCCTTTCGCAAGACGGTGGCTTCCGCGCGTGAGCTGGCGATCGCACTTCGACAGGTAGCGGTCGATACTGGCGTCCTGTGTGAAGCTCTCATCACTGACATGAATCAGCCGCTCGGGCCTGCTCTTGGAACCGCCTGTGAGGTTCGGGAGGCGCTAGCAATCTTGTCGGGAGGCGGAGATGACCGTCTGCGTGAGGTGACGATGAGCCTGTGCCGCGAGGCGATGGTTCTGCGGGGATGGGAAACGGACGATGCGAATGCCGCCCTCGAAGGTGCGATTGCCGAAGGTGCGGCGATGGCCGCCTGGGAACAGATCGTGAGGGCGCACGGTGGGGATCCGGATCCCAACCGCCTCGCTCAGCCGCAGGCAACGGTCGAGGTTCCGGCCACAGCGTCCGGATTCGTGGTGGCCTGTGACGGTGAGAATCTGGGCCGGGCAGCGGCGGAGGTCGGTGCGGGACGACGGAGAGTGGAGGAGGAGCTGGCTCTCGGTGCCGGAATTCTGGTCCACGCCCGAATCGGCGATTCGATCGAGCCCGGACAGCCGCTGGCAACGCTCCTCGTCGGCGAACGCAAGGTGGACCGTGAACGCCTCGTCGGTCAAATCCGGGATGCGTTCACCATGAGTTCAGAATCGGTGGGTCCCCCGCAGCTGGTGCTCGGTACCGCAGAGGACATTGCGCAGTAA
- a CDS encoding tetratricopeptide repeat protein: MGRRITRKQLKKDDEFVSAAEVIFRWISENLKPLLAGIAAVCVVALLWWAFSAWSNARTDDASLLLHNATKIFEGDAAPGSPVPGGDIDAAEAAFLQVVDNYGRSDQADMARLYLARIDLSRGEMDQARTALVELADRRGDEFVGRLANFDLINLRVTSGQTTEVIADLEAMAAGLSNGLPRDAALYRLGELLIAEGEPDRAKPHLETLVEDFPESPYVVGARQRLAEIG, from the coding sequence ATGGGACGTCGGATAACCCGAAAACAGCTGAAGAAGGACGATGAGTTCGTCTCTGCCGCGGAAGTGATCTTTCGATGGATATCGGAAAACCTGAAACCGCTTCTCGCGGGCATTGCCGCGGTCTGCGTAGTTGCCCTGCTGTGGTGGGCTTTCAGTGCCTGGAGCAACGCACGGACCGACGATGCGTCGTTATTGCTGCACAACGCGACGAAGATCTTCGAGGGCGATGCGGCTCCGGGGTCGCCGGTCCCCGGTGGCGACATCGACGCGGCCGAGGCTGCATTTCTGCAGGTCGTCGACAACTACGGGCGCTCCGACCAGGCCGATATGGCGAGGCTGTACCTCGCCCGAATCGATCTCAGCCGGGGAGAGATGGATCAGGCCCGGACAGCACTGGTCGAACTGGCGGATCGACGCGGCGATGAATTCGTGGGTCGGCTCGCCAACTTCGATCTGATCAACCTTCGCGTTACATCCGGTCAGACCACCGAGGTGATCGCCGATCTCGAGGCGATGGCCGCGGGCCTGTCGAACGGCCTGCCGCGCGACGCCGCACTCTACAGGCTGGGGGAGCTCCTGATCGCCGAGGGTGAGCCGGATCGGGCGAAACCGCACCTCGAAACACTGGTTGAGGATTTTCCCGAATCGCCCTACGTCGTAGGCGCGCGCCAGCGGCTTGCCGAGATCGGTTAG
- a CDS encoding SDR family oxidoreductase, with protein sequence MADPKRALVTGGAGFLGSHLCGRLLDEGFEVVCMDNLITGALENIESFFGRDGFTFVHHDVTNFIHVPGRLDYILHFASPASPIDYLKLPIQTLKVGSLGTHKALGLAKSKGARFLLASTSETYGDPLVHPQPETYWGNVNPVGPRGVYDEAKRFAEAITMAYHRHHGIDTRIVRIFNTYGPRMRSGDGRVVPTFICQALADKPLTAFGDGSQTRSFCFVTDLIEGIWRLLNSDYCQPMNIGNPAEMTVLDFAKEIIKVTGSSSEIVFEPLPEDDPKVRQPDISLARKILDWEPQVSLADGLEETVAYFSNGPQDAE encoded by the coding sequence ATGGCTGATCCAAAACGAGCTCTCGTGACCGGTGGTGCGGGCTTTCTCGGTTCCCACCTGTGTGGACGTCTTCTCGATGAGGGCTTCGAGGTCGTGTGCATGGACAATCTCATCACGGGCGCTCTCGAAAACATCGAGAGCTTCTTCGGACGTGACGGCTTCACCTTCGTCCACCACGACGTGACCAATTTCATTCACGTTCCCGGAAGGCTTGACTACATCCTCCACTTCGCCTCGCCGGCATCACCGATCGATTACCTCAAGCTGCCGATTCAGACCCTCAAGGTCGGGTCTCTCGGCACCCACAAGGCACTCGGTCTCGCCAAATCCAAGGGAGCACGTTTTCTCCTGGCGTCGACATCGGAGACCTACGGCGACCCGTTGGTCCATCCGCAACCGGAAACCTACTGGGGCAACGTCAATCCGGTCGGCCCGCGCGGCGTGTACGACGAGGCGAAACGCTTCGCCGAAGCGATCACAATGGCCTATCACCGCCACCACGGGATCGACACACGCATCGTCCGCATCTTCAACACCTACGGGCCGAGGATGCGTTCCGGAGACGGAAGGGTAGTCCCCACATTCATCTGTCAGGCGCTGGCCGACAAACCGCTGACCGCCTTCGGTGACGGATCACAGACGCGTTCGTTCTGTTTCGTCACCGACCTCATCGAGGGGATCTGGCGGCTGCTCAACTCGGACTATTGCCAACCGATGAACATCGGCAACCCGGCTGAAATGACCGTGCTCGATTTCGCCAAAGAGATCATCAAGGTCACCGGCTCCTCGTCAGAGATCGTCTTCGAACCGTTGCCCGAGGACGATCCCAAGGTGCGCCAACCCGACATCTCCCTCGCGCGGAAGATTCTCGATTGGGAGCCGCAGGTATCACTTGCCGACGGACTCGAAGAGACTGTGGCGTACTTTTCGAACGGACCGCAGGACGCCGAGTGA
- the nrdR gene encoding transcriptional regulator NrdR, giving the protein MNCPFCGDSDNRVVDSREVRSGSEIRRRRECSKCGKRFTTYERVDELPTTVVKRDGRRESFDREKLLTGLLRACEKRPVPRRDLVAVVDAVESTLAARDVREISTEEIGNMVIEELRRLDQVAYVRFASVYRRFEDVNQFMDELRNLLIKEQNG; this is encoded by the coding sequence ATGAACTGTCCCTTCTGTGGTGATTCCGACAACCGGGTGGTGGATTCCCGCGAGGTCCGCTCAGGCTCGGAGATTCGGCGCCGCCGTGAGTGTTCGAAGTGTGGCAAGAGATTTACGACCTACGAGCGGGTCGACGAACTGCCGACGACTGTGGTCAAGCGGGACGGGCGACGCGAGAGCTTCGACCGGGAGAAACTCCTGACGGGACTTCTTCGCGCGTGCGAGAAACGACCGGTGCCGAGACGAGATCTGGTGGCGGTGGTTGATGCCGTGGAATCGACGCTTGCCGCCCGCGACGTTCGTGAGATTTCGACCGAGGAGATCGGCAACATGGTCATAGAAGAGCTCCGTCGCCTCGACCAGGTCGCCTATGTTCGCTTCGCCAGCGTCTACCGCAGGTTCGAGGACGTCAATCAGTTCATGGATGAGCTCCGGAATCTTCTCATCAAGGAGCAGAACGGCTAG